The Halotia branconii CENA392 region TAACTTTAATGACTTTGCCAATTTCAATACTGCTTTGACCGAGTTTATTAATTGTTTCGTTAGTGCGATCGGCGGTTTTTACTGCCTCGGTGGTGATTTTTGCACCTTCGGTAACAGTTTTAGCAATTTCTCGAATGCTAGCATTCATTTCTTCAATCGCAGTCACGATTGTACTGGTATTCAGACTTACCTGTTCCGCAGAGGCAGATGCAGAGGTAGCTTGTTCAGCTGTTTGTTCGGCGTTATCAGTCATTTCTTTGCTGGCTGCGGTCAGTTCTTCCGAAGAAGATGCTACGGCTGTTGCTACTTCTGCCATTTGTTTGATAGAAGATTTGAGACTGCTAATCATTTGATTGGCATTATCTGTAATTTCCTTAAATTCTCCGGCATTGTGTGCTTCGATTTGCTGGGATAAATTTCCTTGAGCAACAATTAGCGTCACCTCGTTAATACTTTTGATTTGCTCTTTGAGATTTACAGACATTTGGTTTAAATTGTCGAGCAATTCTTGCCAACTTCCACCTGCTCCTTTGACAACAGTTTGAAAACCGAGCTTTCCTTCTGTACCAATCTCGGATGCCAAACTAGTAACTTCGGTAGTAAAGTTTTGATTTAAACTTACCAATTCATTAAAGACCGAGGCAATTTCACTTAGTCCATGATTCTCGACTGGTAAACGGACGCTAAAATCACCATTTTTTACCGCTTTCAATGCTAATAGTAATGGTTGCAGTTGCTCTTTTGTGACATGATCATCCG contains the following coding sequences:
- a CDS encoding methyl-accepting chemotaxis protein; amino-acid sequence: MTTNRAGKTVNSKSSSVDSTDPQPTDDHVTKEQLQPLLLALKAVKNGDFSVRLPVENHGLSEIASVFNELVSLNQNFTTEVTSLASEIGTEGKLGFQTVVKGAGGSWQELLDNLNQMSVNLKEQIKSINEVTLIVAQGNLSQQIEAHNAGEFKEITDNANQMISSLKSSIKQMAEVATAVASSSEELTAASKEMTDNAEQTAEQATSASASAEQVSLNTSTIVTAIEEMNASIREIAKTVTEGAKITTEAVKTADRTNETINKLGQSSIEIGKVIKVITSIAGQTNLLALNATIEAARAGDAGRGFAVVANEVKELAKQTANATEDISQRIEAIQTDTKGAVQAITEITSIINQINDLQSTIASAVEEQTATTNEIGRNIAEVAKGTSAIAKNIGIVALNAQSTTTANSNTLEAATELSRMAADLQKVVNKFKY